In one window of Frigoriglobus tundricola DNA:
- a CDS encoding helix-turn-helix domain-containing protein has translation MPGKAAKVVITERQQEILQRWVRSRSCPRGLAQRAEIILLAFDRLQNGPIANHLGCERHAVGIWRRRWAAAFDTLVRIECLEGLSTLERAIEDVLSDNPRSGCPGTFAPDQIARIIAVACEPPEDSGRPVTHWTPTALAEEVVARRIVPSISVRHVGRLLKVPNSSPIGVGIG, from the coding sequence ATGCCAGGGAAGGCAGCCAAGGTGGTCATCACCGAGCGGCAGCAAGAGATCCTCCAACGGTGGGTTCGGTCTCGCTCCTGCCCGCGGGGGTTGGCCCAGCGAGCCGAGATCATCTTGCTCGCCTTCGACCGCCTGCAGAACGGACCGATCGCCAACCACCTCGGGTGCGAGCGGCACGCCGTCGGGATTTGGCGACGACGTTGGGCGGCCGCCTTCGACACCCTGGTTCGCATCGAGTGCCTCGAAGGTCTCTCGACCCTGGAGAGGGCAATCGAAGATGTCCTGAGTGATAACCCCAGGTCCGGTTGTCCGGGGACTTTTGCTCCCGACCAGATCGCCCGGATCATCGCCGTCGCCTGTGAGCCGCCGGAGGATTCGGGCCGACCCGTGACGCACTGGACCCCGACCGCGTTGGCCGAGGAAGTGGTGGCACGCCGGATCGTCCCCTCGATCTCCGTCCGCCACGTCGGACGCCTTTTAAAAGTGCCGAACTCCAGCCCCATCGGAGTCGGTATTGGCTGA
- a CDS encoding WD40 repeat domain-containing protein, which produces MEGQFSQRDLAREDRKTKKVRLWDVDEGKERPQLADQPEMLWQSLVFSPDGKTLVGMSHPVTIRIWDVSTGKKLRDIQAHDYQVFHLAFTGDGKRLYAADGHGVSIWDPTTGKPLDDVGGHRYTIDDAAWSPDGKRLASGAGYTDNVARVWDPATGRKLFDLVGHKSGIEQVAYNPAGSLLATGSQDGTARLWDAATGKELHAFAAKDGMVYAMTFTPDGRFLVTGGRTALHVWDVAGRKEARSIPHTGDLLLQIAFLRDGKRILVGDYKNGNRVIDFATGREEVRLAAAKRPGEGAFSVAVSPGNDRVALADPDGTVRLVDAGTGREVCVLAGPVTDHPDGRNALGLAFSPDGRTVAVAYRLGEVRVYEVATGSERFRFVGHTNAPTGVRFSPDGGRLCSFAGDHTLLIWDVTGARLSPAPAPTSANAAWADLLAPDAKKGFAAIRYLAADPPAAVRFVTAGVKPAAPVDPQVVAGLIEKLGSAEFAERERASKELAALAPAVPDQLRAAVGKSDSQEVRARLGAIVSRVSETKLSGEGLRAVRAVEVLEQIGTPDAQKVLAELAAGAPGSALTQNATAALGRLKLKK; this is translated from the coding sequence ATGGAAGGCCAATTCAGCCAGCGTGATCTAGCGCGTGAGGATCGGAAGACGAAGAAGGTCCGACTCTGGGATGTGGACGAGGGAAAGGAGCGCCCCCAACTCGCCGACCAGCCCGAGATGCTCTGGCAATCGCTCGTATTTTCACCCGATGGTAAAACTCTCGTCGGCATGTCCCACCCGGTCACCATCCGGATCTGGGACGTGTCGACGGGTAAGAAGCTACGGGACATTCAGGCCCACGATTATCAGGTGTTCCATCTCGCCTTCACCGGCGACGGCAAGCGACTGTACGCCGCCGACGGGCACGGGGTGAGCATATGGGATCCCACAACGGGCAAACCGCTCGACGACGTCGGCGGGCACCGGTACACGATTGACGACGCGGCGTGGTCCCCGGACGGCAAGCGGCTGGCGTCCGGCGCGGGGTACACGGACAACGTCGCTCGGGTGTGGGATCCTGCCACTGGCCGGAAGCTGTTCGACCTCGTTGGGCACAAGTCCGGGATCGAACAAGTGGCTTACAATCCGGCCGGATCCCTGCTGGCCACCGGGAGCCAGGACGGAACGGCGCGGCTGTGGGATGCGGCGACGGGAAAGGAACTGCACGCGTTCGCGGCCAAGGACGGGATGGTCTACGCCATGACTTTCACCCCGGATGGCCGGTTCCTGGTCACCGGTGGGCGAACTGCCTTGCACGTGTGGGACGTGGCCGGACGTAAAGAAGCGCGCTCCATTCCCCACACGGGAGATCTCCTTCTCCAGATCGCGTTCCTACGGGACGGAAAGCGGATTCTGGTCGGAGACTACAAGAACGGTAATCGCGTCATTGATTTCGCAACAGGCCGAGAGGAGGTCCGACTGGCAGCTGCAAAGCGGCCGGGCGAGGGGGCCTTCTCCGTGGCCGTCTCCCCCGGCAACGACCGTGTGGCCCTGGCCGACCCAGACGGGACGGTGCGTCTGGTCGATGCGGGCACCGGACGAGAAGTATGCGTCTTGGCGGGGCCGGTGACAGATCACCCCGACGGCCGCAACGCGCTGGGACTGGCCTTCTCCCCGGACGGTCGGACGGTGGCCGTGGCCTACCGGCTCGGCGAGGTGCGGGTGTACGAGGTAGCAACCGGGTCGGAGCGGTTCCGCTTCGTCGGCCACACCAACGCCCCAACGGGAGTTCGATTCTCTCCGGACGGGGGCCGGCTGTGCTCGTTCGCCGGCGATCACACGCTCTTGATTTGGGATGTGACGGGTGCCCGTCTGTCCCCGGCCCCCGCGCCGACGAGTGCGAACGCGGCCTGGGCCGATTTGCTCGCCCCGGACGCCAAGAAGGGATTCGCCGCAATCCGATACCTGGCCGCCGACCCGCCCGCAGCCGTGCGGTTCGTGACCGCCGGAGTGAAGCCGGCGGCGCCCGTGGACCCCCAAGTGGTCGCGGGATTGATCGAGAAGCTGGGCAGCGCCGAGTTCGCAGAGCGCGAGAGAGCGTCGAAGGAACTCGCCGCGCTGGCCCCGGCCGTACCCGATCAGCTCCGCGCGGCGGTCGGAAAGTCGGACTCGCAGGAAGTACGTGCCCGTCTCGGCGCGATCGTGTCAAGGGTTAGCGAGACGAAACTCTCGGGTGAGGGCTTGCGAGCGGTCCGCGCGGTTGAGGTGCTGGAGCAGATCGGCACTCCGGACGCACAGAAGGTATTGGCCGAACTGGCCGCAGGCGCGCCCGGCTCCGCGCTCACTCAGAACGCAACGGCAGCGCTCGGTCGATTGAAACTCAAGAAGTAG
- a CDS encoding glycosyltransferase, with translation MKIGIDLRWLVFGEPDAPTEWLRSTLAALLARPEPHTYVLFHTVFNYHLFPELPPNVVRHTLPAARFYDELQDQVAFEGDFDLLLRCTPAAVLDRFPLAKQIVCVADFAHESAPQSLTPDALRERRRLYRAYQTGAGALAAPNEDVRAALLADPWTTTDVFVLPSASKPPASQDAVQTLLAAFERVARAEHPEARVRVSTPPLVSIVTPSFNQGAFVRQTIDSVLAQDYPHIDYRVVDGGSTDETVAVLKSYGTRVRWVSEKDRGQAHAINKGMAEARGEIRAYLNSDDLLRPGAVRRVVEHFQTRPACDLVYGRDAFIDAAGAYVGMYPTADYSFAALADGCCISQPATFWRKRLADRIGPFDESLHLVMDYDYWLRADRAGGTLEHIPDVLAHTRLHRQTKTSGGGAPAAFQARYHREVFAVCLRHAGFVSSRYVYGWLLAAVFNAHPWTWRYEEPITRIVQTWYQNRYRRGKKRWRAALSVVYNERQYVLPFLRRQVAALNPRGWVRTAPARVDLADDLWLGPEFALAHAGGPVRLAGVPARASVMRVYRAGTEIAAVELRAHEPADVCVEADAGPLRITFSDSEPLPDGRRVSFKLHGTTLFTERAVA, from the coding sequence ATGAAGATCGGCATCGACCTGCGGTGGCTCGTTTTCGGAGAACCCGACGCCCCGACCGAGTGGCTCCGGAGCACCCTCGCTGCCCTCCTCGCGCGCCCGGAGCCGCACACCTACGTCCTGTTCCACACCGTCTTCAACTACCACCTCTTTCCCGAACTCCCTCCGAACGTCGTCCGCCACACGCTCCCCGCGGCACGGTTCTACGACGAGCTTCAGGACCAGGTGGCGTTCGAGGGCGACTTCGACCTCCTCCTGCGGTGCACGCCGGCCGCCGTGTTGGACCGGTTCCCGCTCGCTAAGCAGATCGTGTGCGTGGCCGACTTCGCACACGAATCGGCGCCGCAGTCCTTGACACCCGACGCCCTCCGCGAGCGACGCCGGCTCTACCGCGCTTACCAGACCGGGGCCGGCGCGCTCGCGGCGCCCAACGAGGACGTGCGGGCCGCGCTGCTCGCCGACCCGTGGACGACGACCGATGTCTTCGTCCTGCCGTCCGCCTCCAAACCGCCCGCCTCTCAGGACGCCGTACAGACGCTCCTGGCGGCCTTCGAGCGCGTGGCGAGGGCCGAGCACCCGGAAGCGCGGGTGCGCGTCTCCACGCCGCCGCTCGTGTCGATCGTCACGCCGTCGTTCAACCAGGGTGCCTTCGTCCGCCAGACGATCGACAGCGTGCTGGCCCAGGACTACCCGCACATCGACTACCGCGTGGTGGACGGCGGGTCCACCGACGAGACGGTCGCCGTCCTCAAGAGTTACGGCACCCGCGTGCGCTGGGTGTCGGAGAAGGACCGCGGGCAGGCGCACGCGATCAACAAGGGCATGGCCGAAGCGCGGGGCGAGATCCGCGCGTACCTGAACTCCGACGACCTGCTCCGGCCCGGCGCGGTCCGCCGCGTCGTGGAGCACTTCCAAACGCGGCCGGCGTGCGACCTCGTTTACGGCCGCGACGCGTTCATCGACGCCGCCGGCGCGTACGTCGGCATGTACCCGACCGCGGACTACTCGTTCGCGGCGCTGGCCGACGGGTGCTGCATCAGCCAGCCGGCGACGTTCTGGCGGAAGCGACTGGCCGACCGGATCGGCCCGTTCGACGAATCGCTGCACCTCGTCATGGACTACGACTACTGGCTCCGGGCCGACCGCGCCGGCGGGACGCTCGAACACATCCCGGACGTCCTCGCGCACACCCGCCTGCACCGCCAGACGAAGACGAGTGGCGGCGGCGCGCCGGCCGCGTTCCAGGCCCGCTACCACCGCGAGGTGTTCGCGGTGTGCCTGCGGCACGCCGGGTTCGTCAGCTCGCGGTACGTGTACGGGTGGCTGCTCGCGGCCGTGTTCAACGCGCACCCGTGGACGTGGCGGTACGAGGAACCGATCACCCGCATCGTGCAGACGTGGTACCAGAACCGGTACCGCCGCGGCAAGAAGCGGTGGCGCGCGGCGCTCTCGGTGGTCTATAACGAGCGGCAGTACGTCTTACCGTTTCTGCGCCGGCAGGTGGCCGCACTGAACCCGCGGGGCTGGGTCCGCACGGCGCCCGCGCGAGTCGATCTGGCCGACGACCTGTGGCTCGGCCCGGAGTTCGCGCTGGCCCACGCCGGCGGCCCGGTGCGTCTAGCCGGCGTGCCGGCGCGGGCGTCTGTGATGCGCGTGTACCGCGCGGGAACCGAAATCGCGGCGGTGGAACTGCGCGCACACGAGCCGGCCGATGTGTGTGTGGAGGCGGACGCCGGCCCGCTCCGCATCACCTTCTCCGACTCCGAACCGCTCCCCGACGGGCGCCGGGTGTCGTTCAAGCTGCACGGCACGACGCTCTTCACCGAACGTGCCGTGGCTTGA